In Halorientalis sp. LT38, a genomic segment contains:
- a CDS encoding inorganic phosphate transporter: MVSTLVLVGIAVAAFVGYNIGGSSTGVAFGPAVGSRIVRKTTAAGLFTIFAFAGAWTVGRNVIDTMSDGIVPAAQFSPTASVGVLFFTGLALLVSNIYGVPASTSMTAVGAIVGLGLATGTLNAELMFTIVSAWIVAPLIGFAIGGVIGRYLYPHLDARLSFGRMRDPLLRVDRSGTIPRPGLNENAAPRDLVGAALVLVIACYMGFSAGASNAANAVAPLVGNGSITMGQGILLAVGAIGLGGFTIARRTLATVGDDITDLPILAALIVSLVGATIITVLSQLGIPASLAVSTTCCIIGLGWGRASRTATIVELANPKPRDDSGTDLTTGSLTASPAAEESPGPTVGDLATGAAEAPTEAPDDVAVPEIGAEAPEEVSAESLFDPAATARIVTLWVLSPVLSVVGSYLLFAFLL; this comes from the coding sequence ATGGTCTCGACACTCGTCCTCGTCGGAATCGCGGTGGCCGCGTTCGTCGGCTACAACATCGGGGGCTCCTCGACCGGGGTCGCCTTCGGCCCGGCGGTCGGGAGCCGGATCGTGCGCAAGACGACCGCCGCGGGGCTGTTCACGATTTTCGCCTTCGCCGGCGCGTGGACGGTCGGTCGGAACGTCATCGACACGATGAGCGACGGGATCGTCCCCGCCGCGCAGTTCTCCCCGACCGCCAGCGTCGGCGTCCTCTTTTTCACGGGTCTGGCCCTGCTCGTCTCCAACATCTACGGCGTGCCGGCCTCGACGTCGATGACCGCCGTCGGGGCCATCGTGGGCCTCGGCCTGGCGACGGGGACGCTGAACGCCGAACTCATGTTCACCATCGTCTCGGCGTGGATCGTCGCCCCCCTGATCGGCTTCGCCATCGGCGGCGTCATCGGCCGGTACCTCTATCCACACCTCGACGCCCGACTCTCCTTCGGCCGGATGCGCGATCCGTTGCTTCGCGTCGACCGTTCGGGGACCATCCCCCGGCCCGGGCTCAACGAGAACGCAGCGCCGCGGGACCTCGTCGGGGCCGCACTGGTGCTGGTGATCGCCTGCTACATGGGCTTCAGTGCCGGGGCGTCCAACGCGGCCAACGCCGTCGCGCCGCTGGTCGGGAACGGGTCGATCACGATGGGACAGGGCATCCTGCTGGCGGTCGGCGCCATCGGCCTCGGTGGGTTCACCATCGCCCGGCGGACCCTCGCGACGGTCGGCGACGACATCACCGACCTGCCGATCCTGGCGGCGCTGATCGTCTCGCTGGTCGGCGCGACCATCATCACCGTCCTCTCACAGCTGGGAATCCCGGCGAGCCTGGCCGTGAGCACGACCTGCTGTATCATCGGTCTGGGCTGGGGCCGGGCCAGCCGGACGGCGACCATCGTCGAATTGGCAAACCCGAAGCCCCGGGACGATAGCGGGACGGATCTGACCACGGGGTCGCTGACCGCCTCGCCGGCGGCCGAGGAGTCACCGGGCCCGACCGTCGGCGACCTGGCCACGGGAGCGGCCGAGGCACCGACCGAGGCTCCCGACGACGTGGCGGTCCCGGAGATCGGTGCCGAGGCGCCCGAGGAAGTGAGCGCCGAGAGCCTGTTCGACCCGGCCGCCACGGCCAGAATCGTCACGCTGTGGGTGCTCTCGCCGGTGCTGTCCGTCGTCGGCTCCTATCTCCTCTTTGCCTTCCTGCTGTGA
- a CDS encoding universal stress protein yields the protein MRVLVPMDDSEMAERALEYALDVHDDAEITVLTVVGEPSFMWGEAVAIALADDMQKVAEEHGQAVADRAGEIAAEHDMEVDVDVRTGHPARAILDAAGDYDTVVIGSHGGSVADQLVIGNVAEKIFRRSPVPVTVVR from the coding sequence ATGCGCGTTCTCGTTCCGATGGACGACTCGGAGATGGCCGAACGGGCGCTCGAATACGCACTCGACGTGCACGACGACGCCGAGATCACCGTGCTGACCGTCGTCGGCGAGCCCTCGTTCATGTGGGGAGAGGCGGTGGCGATAGCCCTGGCCGACGACATGCAAAAAGTGGCCGAAGAACACGGGCAAGCGGTGGCCGACAGGGCCGGCGAAATCGCGGCCGAACACGACATGGAGGTCGACGTGGACGTCCGGACCGGCCACCCGGCACGGGCGATCCTCGACGCCGCCGGGGACTACGATACGGTCGTCATCGGGAGTCACGGCGGTTCGGTGGCGGACCAGCTGGTGATCGGCAACGTCGCGGAGAAGATATTCCGGCGGTCGCCGGTGCCGGTGACGGTCGTCCGGTGA
- a CDS encoding alkaline phosphatase family protein → MGLFDRLRGDDGPRVAFFGIDGVPYSMLAEHFDEFENLAALAEEGSAGAIDSIVPPESSACWPSLTTGVNPGETGVYGFQDREVGSYETYVPMGRDVQATRIWDRVHDADRQATVMNVPVTFPPQRDVQRMVSGFLSPGIDKAAYPDELRDHLEEIDYRIDVNAKLGHDEDKSEFIEDAHETIDRNHEAFKNYVEEDDWDLFFGVYMTTDRVNHFLFEDYEHDGEYKEEFLEFYRKVDRYLGEMRDLLPEDVTMVVASDHGFTTLHHEVHCNEWLARNGWLSYEDDDHEELGDIAEETKAYSLIPGRFYINLEDREPRGSVPQDEYEAVRDELQAELEALEGPDGTKVAERVVTKEDAFRGDHADIAPDLVVVPNHGFDLKSGFKGDEDVFGKGPRNGMHSFDNACLFVDDPDARIEDADLLDIAPTLMDLLDLDYDRTAFDGSTLLS, encoded by the coding sequence ATGGGTCTGTTCGACCGGCTTCGTGGCGACGACGGTCCCCGTGTTGCCTTCTTCGGCATCGACGGGGTCCCGTACAGCATGCTCGCGGAGCATTTCGACGAGTTCGAGAACCTCGCGGCGCTGGCCGAGGAGGGCAGCGCCGGGGCGATCGACAGCATCGTGCCGCCCGAGTCCAGCGCCTGCTGGCCCTCGCTGACGACCGGCGTCAACCCCGGGGAGACCGGCGTCTATGGCTTCCAGGATCGAGAAGTCGGCTCCTACGAGACCTACGTCCCGATGGGTCGGGACGTCCAGGCGACGCGCATCTGGGACCGCGTCCACGACGCCGACCGGCAGGCGACCGTGATGAACGTCCCCGTGACCTTCCCGCCCCAGCGCGACGTCCAGCGGATGGTCTCGGGCTTCCTCTCGCCCGGCATCGACAAGGCGGCCTACCCTGACGAACTCCGCGACCACCTCGAAGAGATCGATTACCGGATCGACGTCAACGCCAAACTCGGTCACGACGAGGACAAGTCGGAGTTCATCGAGGACGCCCACGAGACCATCGACCGCAACCACGAGGCGTTCAAGAACTACGTCGAGGAAGACGACTGGGATCTGTTCTTCGGCGTCTACATGACGACCGACCGGGTCAACCACTTCCTGTTCGAGGACTACGAGCACGACGGCGAGTACAAGGAGGAGTTCCTCGAGTTCTACCGGAAGGTCGACCGCTACCTCGGCGAGATGCGCGACCTGCTGCCCGAGGACGTGACGATGGTCGTCGCCTCGGACCACGGGTTCACCACGCTGCACCACGAGGTCCACTGCAACGAGTGGCTCGCCCGGAACGGCTGGCTCAGCTACGAGGACGACGACCACGAGGAACTGGGCGACATCGCCGAGGAGACGAAGGCCTACTCGCTGATCCCCGGCCGCTTCTACATCAACCTCGAGGACCGCGAACCCCGCGGCAGCGTCCCCCAGGACGAGTACGAGGCCGTCCGCGACGAACTCCAGGCCGAACTCGAAGCGCTAGAGGGACCGGACGGCACCAAAGTCGCCGAGCGCGTCGTGACCAAGGAGGACGCCTTCCGCGGCGACCACGCCGACATCGCCCCCGACCTGGTCGTCGTCCCGAACCACGGCTTCGACCTCAAGTCCGGGTTCAAGGGCGACGAGGACGTCTTCGGGAAGGGTCCGCGTAACGGGATGCACAGCTTCGACAACGCCTGCCTGTTCGTCGACGACCCCGACGCGCGCATCGAGGACGCCGACCTGCTGGACATCGCGCCGACGCTGATGGACCTGCTCGATCTGGACTACGACCGGACGGCCTTCGACGGGTCGACGCTGCTGTCCTGA
- a CDS encoding ATP-grasp domain-containing protein, producing the protein MATGSVLVLTTQQQSGLSIVRSLGRQGVRVVAGGPEAPTLGMLSRHSDGRYVYPSPADGAREFLDHLLTYLEDAEHEFVFGPTDWMTFLLSKHGEEVAATGTVPAVEEWDTFRTVFDKASLFERLRGVDVPCPETHAPSSIEEVEAIADDLSYPVVVKPRSKTYWNDEGEYSTHLVGDSNYADSPAELTATYRSLLAQEPELRDWPPIVQEYVPGETTTTVVLADEGDVRAHFQERRLRTVPPSGGSSALLGVVDDPQMRRYAERVIGAFDWTGPAQVEFMQRPDGEYVLIEVNGRYWGSLPFAINCGVDFPWLHYRQLCGEWVSHDGDYRTDVVQRRTTQDVEWLGHQLRDRNVRALAPFLADVVRADHTFVSASDPVPTAWLLSQLPRKLLEGVREVIRSGSDRLDEQGDRSSTTEDPKKAGKLG; encoded by the coding sequence ATGGCCACTGGCAGCGTGCTCGTGTTGACCACGCAGCAACAGAGCGGACTCTCCATCGTGCGGTCGCTGGGCCGACAGGGCGTCCGGGTCGTGGCGGGTGGCCCCGAGGCGCCGACGCTGGGGATGCTCTCGCGGCACAGCGACGGGCGGTACGTCTACCCCAGTCCGGCAGATGGGGCCCGGGAATTTCTCGATCACCTCCTCACGTACCTCGAGGACGCCGAGCACGAGTTCGTGTTCGGGCCGACCGACTGGATGACGTTCCTGCTCTCGAAACACGGCGAGGAGGTCGCGGCGACGGGAACCGTCCCGGCCGTCGAGGAGTGGGACACCTTCCGCACGGTCTTCGACAAGGCCAGTCTCTTCGAGCGCCTTCGCGGCGTCGACGTCCCGTGTCCGGAGACCCACGCCCCGTCCTCGATCGAGGAAGTCGAGGCGATCGCCGACGACCTGTCCTACCCGGTCGTAGTCAAACCCCGCAGCAAGACCTACTGGAACGACGAGGGAGAGTACTCGACCCACCTCGTCGGCGACAGCAACTACGCGGACTCCCCGGCCGAGTTGACGGCGACCTATCGCTCGCTGCTCGCGCAGGAACCGGAACTGCGCGACTGGCCGCCCATCGTCCAGGAGTACGTCCCCGGCGAGACGACGACGACGGTGGTCCTCGCCGACGAGGGCGACGTCCGCGCGCACTTCCAGGAGCGTCGGCTCCGCACCGTTCCTCCATCGGGCGGGAGTTCCGCGCTGCTCGGGGTCGTCGACGACCCCCAGATGCGACGCTACGCCGAGCGCGTGATCGGCGCGTTCGACTGGACTGGCCCCGCGCAGGTCGAGTTCATGCAGCGCCCCGACGGCGAGTACGTCCTCATCGAGGTCAACGGCCGCTACTGGGGGTCGCTCCCCTTCGCGATCAACTGCGGCGTCGACTTCCCCTGGCTCCACTACCGACAGCTGTGCGGCGAGTGGGTCTCTCACGACGGCGACTACCGGACCGACGTCGTCCAGCGGCGGACGACACAGGATGTCGAGTGGCTGGGCCACCAGCTCCGCGACCGGAACGTCCGCGCGCTCGCCCCGTTTCTCGCCGACGTAGTCCGGGCCGATCACACGTTCGTCTCGGCCTCGGACCCGGTTCCGACGGCCTGGCTGTTGAGTCAGCTCCCGAGAAAGCTCCTCGAGGGCGTCCGAGAGGTGATCCGATCGGGGAGCGACCGACTCGACGAGCAGGGCGACCGCTCATCGACGACCGAGGATCCCAAGAAAGCGGGGAAGCTGGGTTAG
- a CDS encoding inorganic diphosphatase, which translates to MTNLWEDLETGPNPPEEIHAVVECLKGERNKYEYDKDVPGVVLDRVLHSNVHYPSDYGFIPQSYYDDEDPFDVLVLVEDQTFPGCVIEARPIALMKMDDDGEQDDKVIAVPTEDPRFDHLQNLSDIPQQTLDEIDEFFATYKNLEEGKEVETQGWEDKGAAMDAIEHAMDLYESEV; encoded by the coding sequence ATGACGAACCTCTGGGAAGACCTCGAAACCGGGCCGAATCCGCCCGAGGAGATCCACGCGGTCGTCGAGTGTCTCAAAGGCGAACGCAACAAGTACGAGTACGACAAGGACGTCCCGGGAGTCGTCCTGGACCGGGTGCTCCACAGCAACGTCCATTACCCCTCCGACTACGGTTTCATCCCGCAGTCGTACTACGACGACGAGGACCCCTTCGACGTGCTCGTCCTCGTCGAGGACCAGACGTTCCCCGGCTGCGTCATCGAGGCTCGGCCGATCGCCCTGATGAAGATGGACGACGACGGCGAGCAGGACGACAAGGTCATCGCCGTCCCCACCGAGGACCCGCGCTTCGACCACCTCCAGAACCTCTCCGATATCCCCCAGCAGACCCTCGACGAGATCGACGAGTTCTTCGCGACCTACAAGAACCTCGAGGAAGGCAAGGAAGTCGAGACGCAGGGCTGGGAGGACAAGGGGGCCGCGATGGACGCCATCGAACACGCGATGGACCTCTACGAGTCGGAAGTCTAA
- a CDS encoding PadR family transcriptional regulator, with protein sequence MSESQTVDADLEVARELTAFQRNVLVILSEEPRYGLAIKRELESYYDSEVNHGRLYPNLDDLVEMGLVEKSELDKRTNQYALTEEGHDVLLDQLSWVFGRFVTDDGRADELEALIDQAR encoded by the coding sequence ATGTCAGAGTCACAAACTGTAGACGCGGACCTGGAGGTCGCACGGGAACTCACGGCGTTTCAGCGAAACGTGCTGGTCATCCTGAGCGAGGAGCCCCGATACGGGCTGGCCATCAAGCGCGAACTCGAGTCCTACTACGACTCGGAGGTCAACCACGGGCGGCTCTACCCGAACCTCGACGACCTCGTCGAGATGGGCCTCGTCGAGAAGAGCGAACTCGACAAGCGGACCAACCAGTACGCCCTGACCGAGGAAGGTCACGACGTCCTGCTCGATCAGCTCTCGTGGGTGTTCGGTCGCTTCGTCACCGACGACGGCCGCGCCGACGAACTCGAAGCGCTCATCGATCAGGCCCGCTGA
- a CDS encoding DUF7108 family protein yields the protein MTDETRDPDRSDVTDVAVDDATDVEESTAGEGPDDAGDAADVPPEIVDEVERLTRLADDAVDDAEAEAYRERRASLLDEYEYRARVREDDAHDTLVLHPEEWLEDGVARLEAIEDTDRGIERPLGGPGDGEDWEAIDDRNREIAAAVAEAHGTVHGENAAALADFMSNHYAKPIDAATEEELAEFVTDYFRRNAWPSDEQRDLVDRSVELARETADSLSGPDR from the coding sequence ATGACTGACGAGACCCGCGATCCGGACCGGTCCGACGTCACCGACGTCGCCGTCGACGACGCTACGGACGTCGAGGAATCGACCGCCGGAGAGGGCCCCGACGACGCCGGGGATGCGGCCGACGTCCCGCCCGAGATCGTCGACGAGGTGGAGCGATTGACCCGCCTCGCCGACGACGCAGTGGACGACGCCGAGGCCGAGGCGTACCGGGAGCGACGCGCGTCGCTGCTCGACGAGTACGAGTACCGGGCCCGGGTGCGAGAGGACGACGCCCACGACACGCTGGTGCTCCACCCCGAGGAGTGGCTCGAGGACGGCGTCGCCCGCCTCGAAGCGATCGAGGACACCGACCGCGGGATCGAACGACCGCTGGGCGGACCGGGTGACGGCGAGGACTGGGAGGCGATCGACGACCGCAACCGCGAGATCGCCGCCGCGGTCGCCGAGGCACACGGCACGGTCCACGGCGAGAACGCCGCGGCGCTGGCCGACTTCATGAGCAACCATTACGCGAAACCGATCGACGCGGCGACCGAAGAAGAACTGGCGGAGTTCGTCACCGACTACTTCCGGCGGAACGCGTGGCCGAGCGACGAGCAACGCGACCTGGTCGATCGCTCGGTAGAACTGGCGCGCGAGACCGCTGACTCCCTCAGCGGGCCTGATCGATGA
- the rnhA gene encoding ribonuclease HI yields MPVIECDVAAARERLVEAGVDVQEGNTEHERWRASHGGATAVAYDGKVVIQGDSPAVIQGLLREDGGRAHVYFDGAARGNPGPAAVGYVIVTGDGIAAEGGERIGRATNNQAEYQALITALEVARDHGFDTVEVRGDSELIVKQVRGEYDANDPQLREHRVTVRELLAGFDDWSLSHVPREINDRADDLANEALDDD; encoded by the coding sequence GTCGAGGCCGGCGTCGACGTCCAGGAGGGCAACACCGAGCACGAACGCTGGCGGGCGTCCCACGGGGGCGCGACGGCCGTCGCCTACGACGGCAAAGTCGTGATCCAGGGCGACTCGCCCGCGGTGATCCAGGGCCTGCTCCGCGAGGACGGGGGTCGCGCGCACGTCTACTTCGACGGGGCCGCCCGGGGGAATCCGGGGCCCGCCGCCGTCGGCTACGTGATCGTCACCGGCGACGGCATCGCCGCCGAGGGCGGCGAACGGATCGGCCGCGCGACGAACAACCAGGCCGAGTACCAGGCGCTCATCACGGCCCTGGAAGTCGCCCGCGACCACGGGTTCGACACCGTCGAAGTACGGGGCGACTCGGAACTCATCGTCAAGCAGGTCCGCGGGGAGTACGACGCGAACGACCCGCAACTGCGCGAGCACCGGGTGACCGTCCGGGAACTGCTCGCCGGCTTCGACGACTGGTCGCTGTCGCACGTCCCGCGGGAGATAAACGACCGCGCCGACGACCTGGCGAACGAGGCCCTCGACGATGACTGA